The genomic segment GAGCGTAAATCCGCATGAAGATGCGCTGGTTAAAGCTCATGCTGCTGGCTTTGTGCATGCTGTTGGCCTGTACAGCATTAAGCGGCTGCGGCTTTAAGGATATTGACAAACGTTATTTTATCGTGGCGATGGGTATCGATTACAGTGGCAAAAAACAAAATCCTTTTCTCATTACGCTGCGCCTCGCCATTGCCTCGCCAAAAATCGAGCCGGGGGCTGGCAAAGCGCAAGTTGAAACAATTGAAGCCGCAAGCATCGCCGAAGGTGTGCGCATGCTCAAAGCCCATGTGGACAAGGAATTGGACTTTGGCCATTGCAAAATTTTTCTCATCGGTGAGCGCGTTGCCTATAAGGATTATTCCCCTGTGCTGGATTGGATGAAAAGACGGCGGGATATACAAAGTATTGCGAATTTGGCGATTGGCAAGCCGGATGCCCGGACGATTTTGAAAATTAATCCCCAGGCGGAGCGCTATCCGGGAAATGCGCTGTTTCTAAGCTTCGGTGCAGATGGAACGGACAATCCCTATACATATGTAGAAAATCTTTCGGATCTGACGAGGCGCGTCATGGAAAAAGGTCTGGACCCCGTCCTGCCAATTATTCGTAACGAAGGCACCAGCGGCTATATTATTAACCACACGGCGCTGCTGGATAAATCAAAAATCAAGCTAGTCCTAAAACCGGAAGAATCACAGCTATTTAACCAGTTGGCTCA from the Paenibacillus sp. BIHB 4019 genome contains:
- a CDS encoding Ger(x)C family spore germination protein; this translates as MKMRWLKLMLLALCMLLACTALSGCGFKDIDKRYFIVAMGIDYSGKKQNPFLITLRLAIASPKIEPGAGKAQVETIEAASIAEGVRMLKAHVDKELDFGHCKIFLIGERVAYKDYSPVLDWMKRRRDIQSIANLAIGKPDARTILKINPQAERYPGNALFLSFGADGTDNPYTYVENLSDLTRRVMEKGLDPVLPIIRNEGTSGYIINHTALLDKSKIKLVLKPEESQLFNQLAQNYEKSSIQGSFSNNRIVGAISKIKSHYHFSEHNGKLQLNMDVRIKALMEEAPPHLFEQGWGQVEQKLSQDYSKLTDKLLIKIQQAGVDPFGFGLHYRATHGGEAAWKQWENIYPTLQFAVNARIKIEGTGLIK